TGCAGAGCCATACGGtaatcaacaaacaaacatgtgtaTTGATACTTCAGCTCAAACCTTGGATGCTGCCATTCCATCGCATTCCATACATCCGTCTCACTTCGCGCGACTGTCGCTCATCAAATACGCAGCACAGACGCGCAGGGTTTGCTGGGAAATTGGGTTTTTCGTGAAATGGAATTTTCCAAATTATCTGTAGTGAGTGGAAATGTACTCTGTTCCCCTCCCACTGTAGTCTGCTGCTCCTCCTTTGCAGTGTGTTTTGTTGGAAGTCAACCATCTTAACCTTATTTGACTGCTGAGGCTATTGACGGTTACTATTATGATTCGTATTACCATTGTGTTAATATTATGTTGCGgtatgtttttgtgtcatgTTATGTCATTTTAAgctgtatcattattattattagtagttatAGTGAGAGGTTTCAATGTCATTACAAGCATATTTAGGTTATTAGGTTGTGCAGCATACctgacgcacgcacgcacgcacacacacacacacacacacacacacacacacacacacacacacacacacacacacacacacacacacacacacaccagaattGAAGATTTTCATTGTCTCCCATATTTCATATAATATGATCACTATGTTTATAGAGTGAACATGAAATGGCTTAACCCTGAGAAGCAGTATTGTGTTGTAATATGGCAGTGGATTTCCGTCTTATTGCTCTGACAACTGTTTCCTCTTTATCACTAGCCTGCAATGAATATCTTCATATGTGTTGCAAAAAGATAAGTAGCACACATTTCTATCTATTATGGACAATGTTATTGGCATAAGGGATAACATTTCATGTTAGGGAGCACTGCAAATTGCAATGTCTAACGTTTGAAAAAACCCTTAAACTATTCAAGGTCGCTGCAGTTTCTAGATTgttcattaattcattaaattatGTTCATGTAAAAAGACCCTTAAAAAAGTGATACAACGAGCTGTGGAAGGTTTCGAGTTGGAGGTTTTTTTTGCACACAAACGACCCACGTGTCCACGTCCACGTGTTCGAGGGGCGTGGATTCAACTGGGGCATTGTCTGGCGAACATCATAGTTCCCGTGAAACGGAAGACACATGAAAACGGACTGCTAACGTGAAAACAACGTAGGGGTTTTGACACAAGGAGCCTTGTGTGGTTCTAGCAGAGACAGTGTACAACATCCATGGTGCGAGCTCTTCTACAGGCGGACGGGTCTCCAGGAAGGAGTCACTTCTGCTTCATTCACATCTCGCCTCTGGGGCGTGGAGTGTCGTTTTAGCATCTTTAGTGCGTATGCTAACACTAGCGAACAAGGTACATCTTTAGTACTTATCTGTGTTTAAATAATGGAGCTGATGAGTGTACGTAAACAACTGCTTGAGCACTGTCGCtatgttgtcttttttaaataggtggtcacatgttaatgttagtgCTAAAATCAAATGACCGTTAATATATTATGCATTGTCTGTGTCAAATGTCTCGACTGACATTGACTGTTGAGACATCTGGCCTATTTACCGCTGACACCAGCAAGGAAGGAATATttcaaacacattacattacaacgTTATATGTTGGTGGTAAATATCCTATTCTAAATCATACAGTGCATTTAATTTGGCCAATAATGAGGAATACAAGCTCCTTTTTAAAGATGCGCAGCCTTTGCACTCCGAGTGACTGTTCTAGACGTTTTCTCACGCCTGCTATGTGCATCCGTGCATCTCATGCCTGTACGTGGACTGGTGTCACCTCTCCTTTGTATTCACAAAGGCTCTCCGCCACACTTTGCTTAAATAAAGGATCAATTATGTTCAACAacattatgtgtgttttttttttaaaccttgtgTCAATTGCAGCCTGGATTTGATATCTTATTCATGATTATATTTAAAAGCAAAGATGAAGCATTCAGTGTCTTTAAGATATATGTGAACCAGTGCAAGAGAACCATTCATCTGAGGTTTCTTTCAGTTGTACAATCATCATCATAATGTTTGGTGtaaatttgtttttttggcagTTTTATATTAGGTTGTGTGGTCTCTTTTTGATTATACCTTAAGATTTATTAACTTATCTGGGCTTCATGCATGTTGGGTTGTTTTGCTTCTGGATCTCTCTTGGCTTTAATACCTGTCGCAGACTCGTGCATTAAACATTGTTATGGCAGCGCTCCAGTCACTACTGGTGTAACTCCTTTGTTGCTTTGCCTGAGTCAATAATCTGTTGTAGAAAGGTGAAGAATAAAAGTGTTACACTTTTTGATTTTGTGTAACCCAAGTATATGAAACAGCTTGGGCTAAAGTTAGTGTCCCTGCGATACTGGCAGTAACCTAAGTGGCTCTATATGTAGGCTTACTGGCATGGTAGAGATTATGTTTGAATCCCACATTTATAtaactttacaaatacaattataataatctaTTGAATGACATTGCTGTATTTCAGAGCCAGAGTCTCCTGGACAGTTTATGGGGAACACATGGAGTGCAGCCATTGATGATAAGAtggtaaaatgaaaacaaagacttCTTTTATTGAAAGGGGTAATTATGCATAAAGCCTGGCTGTGAAGACGAGTGCGTGGGGTTGTTTTCGTCCATGCATGGAAGGATTGAACCTCCAGAGAGGCCAGAcatccaaatgtgtgtgtctatatgtgcTCACACATCACCATGCATATTACTCGTTTGCTGACATGGATTTAATTTGATCCATCTCACTGTTACTGTATCTCCACTTATCTGTTTAATTTGAATTTCATTAGCATACAACTAACTGTAATTTTGTGGTTTCACATGTAGGCCGAGGGAactagtttttgtttttataattctGGACTAGGGTTTAGATTTAGTGATGTGAATCTAACAgatttaggtgtgtgtgcatggcttATTGTATGGTGAAAAGGACATTTTGAATCAGTCTTATTTTTGTGTGATTAATTAATATCCTGTTGTGTCCCGCTgtgtctttcctttctttctttctttctgacttaaaccattaaaaaaaggaattCAAACAattttgtctgtctttccaaAAATGCTCTTAAAGAATTGCAAGATTTTGAAGATGATTTAAGTCATGACAGGTATTAGGTAATCCTCTCTGATCATAATAGATTGTTACTTATTGACTCTTCTTGATTTCTTACATAATGTTAAGCTTTCTTTGAAGTTTTTACAGCCTTGAGTTCTTAGTGTTATAAGGATTAAGGTGGAAAGTCATAGGCAGGCTAAATCCGCTTGGCAAAGACTGCAGCTAATTAAATTCTTATTATTCCTATGCTTTATATAGCGCTATGCTGCATTTTACCATTTCTTTCATTAGTGATTTTGATAATTTTATGTTATGGATTGTAATATGATGTTCAGTTTGACTCCAGTTTGCtcactttgtatttttatccTGTTTTCAGAGAGGCTATAAAGTAACTTTTAAGCATTTGTGTTCGGTGTTATTCCCTTCTCAAATTACGTCTCTAATGAGGTGTTGTTCATTGTCTTTGCTGTCTTGCAGGAATGTTAACTCTAGGCTTTTCTAGACCAGATGCCTACAACATCCTCCTCTAAAACTAGAACGACCTCAGTGCCGGTGGATAGCCCCCTCCGAAGCACACCTAGTGTATTTGACCTGACGGTGGATACTACAGCTTCCAACCAGACAGCAAACCAAAGCAAAGCATTTatatttctcctttttaaacaattaaataaataagtgactatttgtattcctttttttcttaataGCTTTGAGCTTTACATCCAGAGAGATTTTTATAAACGTAATCTGTAAAAATGAGTCCTGAAATGGAATCAGTGGACATAGCTGTGGTAGCACTGTACTTTGTCCTGGTGCTAGGCATTGGGTTTTTTGCCATGTGGAAAGCCAATCGTAACACTGTGAGTGGCTACTTCCTGGCTGGACGCTCCATGACGTGGATAGTGATAGGTGCATCACTCTTTGTCAGCAACATTGGCAGTGAACATTTCATAGGCCTGGCTGGGTCAGGAGCAGCAAGTGGCTTTGCTGTTGGAGCATGGGAATTTAATGCACTTCTGCTTCTGCAGCTGCTTGGCTGGGTATTTATCCCTGTGTATATACACTCCGGGGTCTACACCATGCCTGAGTACCTGTCGAAACGCTACGGTGGCAACAGGCTAAAGATTTACTTTGCCCTCTTGTCTGtgttactttacatttttaccaaGCTGTCTGTGGACTTGTATGCTGGAGCTCTCTTCATTCAGGAGTCCCTTGGGTGGAACCTTTATGTGTCCATTGTCCTGCTCATCAGCATGACTGCAGTGCTTACCGTCACTGGTGGATTGGTGGCAGTACTCTACACTGATGTACTTCAGGCAGTGTTGATGATTAGTGGAGCCTTAACCTTAACCATCCTCAGCCTAATCAAAGTTGGTGGGCTAGAAGGTGTCAGAACTAAGTACATGCAGGCAGTTCCCAATGTTACTGCTATAATGGCCAGTGGAAACTTCACCTATTCTCCTTCCTGCCGCATTGAGCCAAAACCAAACTCGTTGCGAATCCTTCGAGGTCCTCTGGATGAAGATATCCCATGGCCAGGCTTCATTCTTGGTCAGACCCCTGCATCTATTTGGTACTGGTGTGCAGACCAGGTCATTGTTCAGAGAGTACTAGCAGCAAAGAACATTGCTCACGCTAAGGGATCTACACTCATGGCTGGATTCCTCAAGATCCTGCCCATGTTTATAATAGTCATTCCAGGAATGATCTCCCGCATCTTGTTTCCGGACGAGATTGCCTGCATTGGGCCAGAGCACTGCATGGCTGTGTGTGGTTCTCAAGCCGGTTGCTCAAACATTGCCTACCCACGCCTGGTCATGGCAGTGATGCCTGTGGGACTCAGGGGTCTGATGATGGCCGTCATGATCGCTGCCTTGATGAGTGATCTAGACTCTATCTTCAACAGTGCAAGCACCATCTTCACCCTGGACATCTACAAACATGTTCGAAGTGAGGCGTCTCAGCGTGAGCTGCTGATGGTGGGCCGCGTGTTTGTTGCTGTTATGGTGGTAATAAGCATTGCCTGGGTCCCTGTTATTATTCAAATGCAAGGTGGACAGACATACCTCTACATCCAGGAAGTTACTGGCTACCTCACTCCACCAATTGCTGCCATCTTCCTGTTAGGTGTGTTCTGGAAACGGTGTAATGAGATAGGTGCATTTTGTGGAGGTATGACAGGTTTCACTCTCGGTGCCCTACGACTGATCCTAGCTTTTATCTACCGCCAGCCTCCCTGTGACCAGCCAGATGATAGGCCTGCCTTCATTGTTCATGTTCATTACATGTATTTTGCCGCTGGGCTGTTCTGGAGTTCAGTGTTGGTGGCGGTGGTGGTGAGCCTCTGCACCTCTCCACCAGATGAGGAGGCGGTTCGCACCACCACATTCTGGGGGCTCAGCGAGATTAAAAAGGTTCCCACAAAGGACCGAAATGAAACGTACAGGTTGACTGACGAGAGCCATCATAATGGCGATGGAAGACTCCATAAAGAAATgccacaaaatgtcaaaaaggagAGGTGTTTGGATGGGGCGGATGTCAAACTCCTGGTCCCATCCACTGACCATGACCCAGCAACCCCTAGTACGGAAACCTCCCCTGCCACCACCCCTGCAGAACAATTTGGTAATGGAAGGATGGAAATGATCAGCGATGAAAGTGGCCATGTTAATGGAGAGACTAGCAGGTGTATGCGTTTATTGAAATGGTTTTGTGGATATAATGACGAAGCACAGAGCACTCAGCAAAAAGTAGTGCAGGAGGATGTCGTTGCAGAGATGCTCTACGAGCCACCTAGAGTTAAAATAATCCTCAATATGGGTCTGCTATTAGTCTGCTGTGTGGGCATcttcatgtttgtttatttctcacTGTAGTTAAACTCTACACTGACCTAATGGGGACTGGTTTGGATGTTTTTATTAAGGGGGGAAGTTATGTTGGGCTGTTATAAAGAAacagctgacctttcaaagATTTGACAAATTTTGTCTGTGATATTTACAGTTGTCTTTTTTAGCTCTGCAACAGGGATATAAGCTTACtctaatcattttttttaatgattaaagcttgaaacatgaaaacaattgtACTCCGTAATGACTAAGAAGCTTATTTGGCACGTGCGTGTCAATTTTGTACAGCGCTTATCAATCCTGCactagaaaatgttttaaaattagttatttttcttttgaattgTTGTACTGTTGAGTGAATTTAATATTTGACATATGCACGTctgtataatgtaatgtatgggTGTGTGTCCTCCCCATTCTTGTTGACCGTGACTATAGGCTTAGTTGCTGGTGTAGCATACATATGTCTGTAGTAAGTCAAACAACTATTTTTGGTCAAAGCCTTGGCAGCCTTTGCTGCTGAACACTATACTATTACTGCATTATTCTAGTAGAaccttttagtgttttattactatttcatttttattgtgcCCTGAACTGTAATTTTTAAGGTTATTGGCAAATGACCTAATAcgtttccattttgttttgctggAGAGCACAGGTACAAATGATATCTTACACACATTTTTTAGGGGGACCATTATGAAGTTAGTAAATGTTAGTGTTTATGTTAAGTGGTAAGAAGCATTGCTTCTCTGCTGCTGTTACATATGACCATTATGTTAATGGTGATTATTATGATCACCGGGTGTGATTTAGCCTACTGGAGGTTTTGCGTCAGGCTTTGCTATTGCAttgctatttttaaaatgtatgttaaaatgtgtgtgtgtgtgtgtgtgtgtgtgtgtgtgtgtgagcgtgttgGATCACCCACAATATACATTTCTTCTATAGCAGACTATTTCTTGTGTATCTACTGTGTGTCCGTGTACCTTGTAGTGCATTGCAGTTTATTTAATCTTGTTCTAAGTGCGTCATTTAAACCTCTTACCAAATGTGTCTTAGTATGCAAtgctaaagtaaaaaaactaagAATTCAATTTACATCCTGAAAATGTTGTGCAGTGAATATCACATTTGTTTAAAGCCATATCATAATTCAGCTTTGTCATGTTGTAAATTTTCAGTTTACATATTCACATTTTGAAGTGGCTAACCTCCTGGATTGTGGTCATTATTTCCACAGTGTAAGGTGTCCAGACAACTCTACCCCGCAACccaagaatacaaaaaaaaaaaaaaaaatatttgtgtttatgtattttgaAATTTGACCAGTGTTTACTGACCTCCGTCTAAAACACCAGTGTCATAATGTGATTAACGTCAGGCATAAATGACTTATATAGAAGATAAATGATAATTGCTGTATGTGAAAAcactataaaaacatttgatttctaTCTGACAGAATatacattgttattttttatggattttatttttagagactgaaaataaaatttCTGTGGAGACAAAAACTAATCTGTTCTCATCTTTTATGTTGTGACAACAAACCAAACAGTTGTAGAATATCTTGAAACACTGGCTAACTTAAAGTCAGTTTTGCTCAACATGaacattcatttgaaatgaaatttCCTTTTATGTGCTTTTCATGTCTTGTAAATTCAGGAGACTTGTTGACTGGTGGAGTTCTTGAGAATATTACGACACCAAAAACATTCTTTATTGATCATGTGATTATCATCTGGCTCCAAGTAATAAGTCTTAAGCATCTGTTTTCATAACATTGCAAAATAATAAGATTATCTATGGACTCCTTATCTCCTGGGGTTGAATTGATATCAAACCTAATCTAATTAAAATTCCTGAATTCCTGCACTATTTGACTGTGAAACTGCAACTTCTTCTTAGTTTAGATTGTATTTATTGGATTGTAAAAAACATACTCCTGCTTTCTGTTATTGTTGACCAGGGTTACATAAACCCCAGCATGGTTTAATAATCTGCTCAGAGCCAATTGAGCATTGGAACGATTCCAGCAGTCTGCACAAgcttcagccaatcagaaagtCAGGATCCGTGGTTTATAAATCTCCACTTCTAATCTCCATACATTCCTCTATCCTCAGTCGACCAAACTTTACACCTCTGTAACTTTCCATGATTGGAGTG
This portion of the Cottoperca gobio chromosome 21, fCotGob3.1, whole genome shotgun sequence genome encodes:
- the slc5a3b gene encoding sodium/myo-inositol cotransporter, which translates into the protein MSPEMESVDIAVVALYFVLVLGIGFFAMWKANRNTVSGYFLAGRSMTWIVIGASLFVSNIGSEHFIGLAGSGAASGFAVGAWEFNALLLLQLLGWVFIPVYIHSGVYTMPEYLSKRYGGNRLKIYFALLSVLLYIFTKLSVDLYAGALFIQESLGWNLYVSIVLLISMTAVLTVTGGLVAVLYTDVLQAVLMISGALTLTILSLIKVGGLEGVRTKYMQAVPNVTAIMASGNFTYSPSCRIEPKPNSLRILRGPLDEDIPWPGFILGQTPASIWYWCADQVIVQRVLAAKNIAHAKGSTLMAGFLKILPMFIIVIPGMISRILFPDEIACIGPEHCMAVCGSQAGCSNIAYPRLVMAVMPVGLRGLMMAVMIAALMSDLDSIFNSASTIFTLDIYKHVRSEASQRELLMVGRVFVAVMVVISIAWVPVIIQMQGGQTYLYIQEVTGYLTPPIAAIFLLGVFWKRCNEIGAFCGGMTGFTLGALRLILAFIYRQPPCDQPDDRPAFIVHVHYMYFAAGLFWSSVLVAVVVSLCTSPPDEEAVRTTTFWGLSEIKKVPTKDRNETYRLTDESHHNGDGRLHKEMPQNVKKERCLDGADVKLLVPSTDHDPATPSTETSPATTPAEQFGNGRMEMISDESGHVNGETSRCMRLLKWFCGYNDEAQSTQQKVVQEDVVAEMLYEPPRVKIILNMGLLLVCCVGIFMFVYFSL